From one Neofelis nebulosa isolate mNeoNeb1 chromosome 4, mNeoNeb1.pri, whole genome shotgun sequence genomic stretch:
- the GPR22 gene encoding G-protein coupled receptor 22 codes for MCFSPVLEINMQSESNITVRDDTDDVNTNMYQPLSYPLSFQVSLTGFLMLEIVLGLGSNLTVLVLYCMKSNLINSVSNIITMNLHVLDVIICVGCIPLTIVILLLSLESNTALICCFHEACVSFASVSTAINVFAITLDRYDISVKPANRILTMGRAAMLMISIWIFSFFSFLIPFIEVNFFSLQSGNTWENKTLLCVSTNEYYTELGMYYHLLVQIPIFFFTVIVMLITYTKILQALNIRIGTRFSTGQKKKARKKKTISLTTQHETTDMSQSSGGRNIVFGVRTSVSVIIALRRAVKRHRERRERQKRVFRMSLLIISTFLLCWTPISVLNTTILCLGPSDLLVKLRLCFLVMAYGTTIFHPLLYAFTRQKFQKVLKSKMKKRVVSIVEADPMPNNAVIHNSWIDPKRNKKLTFEDSEIREKCLVPQVVTD; via the coding sequence ATGTGTTTTTCTCCCGTTCTGGAAATCAACATGCAGTCTGAATCTAACATTACAGTGCGAGATGACACTGATGACGTCAACACCAATATGTACCAACCACTTTCCTATCCATTAAGCTTTCAAGTGTCTCTCACCGGATTTCTTATGTTAGAAATTGTGTTGGGACTTGGCAGCAACCTCACCGTGTTGGTCCTTTACTGCATGAAATCCAACTTAATCAACTCGGTCAGTAACATTATTACAATGAATCTTCATGTACTTGATGTCATCATTTGTGTGGGATGTATCCCTCTAACTATAGTCATCCTTCTGCTTTCACTGGAGAGTAACACTGCTCTCATCTGCTGTTTCCATGAGGCCTGCGTATCTTTTGCAAGTGTCTCAACAGCAATCAACGTTTTTGCTATCACTCTGGACAGGTATGACATCTCTGTAAAACCTGCAAACCGGATTCTGACAATGGGCAGAGCTGCAATGCTGATGATATCCATTtggattttttcatttttctctttcctgattcCGTTTATTGAGGTAAATTTTTTCAGTCTTCAAAGTGGAAATACGTGGGAAAACAAGACACTTTTGTGTGTCAGTACAAATGAATACTACACTGAACTGGGAATGTATTATCACCTGCTAGTACAGATCCCAATATTCTTTTTCACTGTCATAGTGATGTTAATCACATACACCAAAATCCTTCAGGCTCTTAACATTCGAATAGGCACAAGATTTTCAACGGGgcagaagaagaaagcaagaaagaaaaagacaatttctCTAACCACACAACATGAGACTACAGACATGTCACAAAGCAGTGGTGGGAGAAACATAGTCTTTGGTGTAAGAACTTCGGTCTCTGTAATAATTGCCCTCCGGCGAGCTGTGAAACGACACCGCGAACGACGAGAAAGGCAAAAAAGAGTCTTCAGGATGTCTTTATTGATTATTTCTACATTTCTTCTCTGCTGGACACCAATTTCTGTCTTAAATACCACCATTTTATGTTTAGGCCCAAGTGACCTTTTAGTAAAATTAAGGTTATGTTTTCTAGTCATGGCTTATGGAACAACTATATTTCACCCATTATTATATGCATTCACTAGACAAAAATTTCAAAAGGTcttgaaaagtaaaatgaaaaagagagttGTTTCCATTGTGGAAGCTGATCCTATGCCTAACAATGCTGTAATACACAATTCTTGGATAGATcctaagagaaacaaaaaacttacCTTTGAAGatagtgaaataagagaaaaatgtttagTACCTCAGGTTGTCACAGACTAG